The following proteins are co-located in the Frigidibacter mobilis genome:
- a CDS encoding DUF6781 family protein yields MTNGEQAMSQTGGTDIRETARRAVAESENIHDAVRDLVIRALSREPLTQDHIRAVAAAVLEGAAAGAPEGSAETAQGLREAAEGLDEALASAAQASHLAIEEAAGRADAFTENDLRQALDDLHALETLFQDLVVSFAKTSTSATRGIVEDLARHFEHVGTDTARAVRQVTHSGLGAASKPHLPDLKDVGRATRGGLSTIAAIGSGILSGLAEGLAPHQVTSPPASPTDPKDG; encoded by the coding sequence ATGACGAACGGCGAGCAGGCCATGTCGCAAACTGGTGGCACCGATATTCGCGAGACGGCGCGCCGGGCCGTGGCGGAGAGCGAGAACATCCACGACGCGGTGCGCGATCTCGTGATCCGCGCGCTCAGCCGCGAGCCGTTGACGCAGGACCATATCCGCGCTGTTGCTGCCGCCGTGCTGGAAGGAGCCGCCGCGGGCGCACCGGAGGGCAGCGCCGAGACGGCCCAAGGCCTGCGCGAGGCCGCCGAAGGGCTCGACGAAGCGCTCGCGAGCGCCGCGCAGGCCTCGCACCTTGCAATCGAAGAGGCGGCCGGTCGAGCGGATGCCTTCACCGAGAATGATCTTCGCCAGGCGCTTGACGACCTGCACGCGCTGGAGACCCTGTTCCAGGACCTCGTGGTCTCGTTTGCCAAGACAAGCACCAGCGCGACGCGCGGGATCGTCGAAGACCTTGCGCGCCACTTCGAGCACGTGGGGACCGACACGGCGCGTGCCGTGCGACAGGTGACACATTCCGGCCTTGGGGCCGCGTCCAAGCCGCATCTGCCCGATCTCAAAGACGTTGGCCGGGCCACACGCGGCGGGCTTTCCACCATCGCGGCAATCGGCAGCGGTATTCTGTCGGGTCTGGCCGAGGGTCTTGCGCCGCACCAGGTCACCTCGCCGCCTGCGTCGCCAACCGACCCGAAAGACGGCTGA
- a CDS encoding dihydrodipicolinate synthase family protein: MVGGAEPGARGLTSVLSNYAPAEMVALYRAWASGDTALALALHEWLAPLATAMFGLGKLCCDAHFVISVHRPKIAVIRQSHQKTSGDHSPG, from the coding sequence GTGGTAGGGGGTGCCGAGCCAGGCGCGCGCGGCCTTACCTCGGTTTTGTCGAACTATGCCCCGGCCGAGATGGTAGCGCTGTATCGCGCCTGGGCCTCGGGCGATACGGCACTGGCGCTGGCGCTGCATGAGTGGCTGGCACCGCTGGCGACGGCGATGTTTGGACTTGGCAAGCTTTGCTGCGATGCGCATTTCGTTATTTCTGTTCATCGCCCAAAGATAGCGGTAATCCGGCAGTCACACCAGAAGACAAGTGGCGACCACTCACCGGGCTGA
- a CDS encoding YcbK family protein: MTPTFYDHWRDVPESAWRWPNFSPAEIACRGTGKLLINEPALDKLQALRNRLGKPLIVRSAYRSPEHNRAVGGATRSKHMDGAAFDIAMTNHDPVAFEAAAREVGFLGFGFYPRSGFMHIDLGPARQWGERFPVRATAFAAETPPAREVLADSRTMKGGGAAGVATLGAAGVEVAQNVLSETQSAVLPLVPYLDTLRWVFVAVALGGIAVTIYARLDDWRRGQR; the protein is encoded by the coding sequence ATGACCCCGACCTTTTACGACCATTGGCGCGACGTGCCGGAAAGCGCCTGGCGCTGGCCGAATTTTAGCCCGGCCGAGATTGCCTGCCGCGGAACTGGAAAGTTGCTGATCAATGAACCTGCGCTCGACAAGCTGCAAGCGTTGCGGAATCGGCTAGGCAAGCCGCTCATCGTCCGCTCCGCTTATCGCAGCCCGGAGCACAACCGTGCCGTTGGCGGCGCGACCCGGTCGAAGCACATGGACGGCGCGGCCTTCGACATCGCCATGACGAACCACGACCCGGTCGCGTTCGAGGCGGCGGCGCGGGAGGTCGGTTTCCTCGGGTTCGGCTTCTATCCGCGCTCAGGGTTCATGCACATCGACCTCGGGCCCGCGCGTCAGTGGGGCGAACGGTTCCCGGTCCGGGCGACGGCATTTGCAGCCGAGACGCCGCCTGCGCGCGAGGTTCTGGCCGACAGCCGCACCATGAAAGGTGGCGGAGCGGCCGGAGTGGCGACGCTGGGCGCCGCGGGGGTTGAGGTGGCGCAGAACGTCCTCTCTGAGACCCAGTCCGCCGTCCTGCCGCTGGTGCCATACCTCGACACGCTCCGCTGGGTTTTCGTCGCCGTGGCGCTTGGGGGCATCGCCGTTACGATCTATGCGCGCCTTGATGACTGGCGCAGGGGCCAGAGATGA
- a CDS encoding DUF6127 family protein yields MTPPHSDQGFVRMPDAEFEAILTRAAEEGAKRALADVGLDGDEAALDIRDLRSLVDCIRLVRRTAMQTAVRMITTGVMLALLAGIAIKLKIFGGSP; encoded by the coding sequence ATGACACCCCCGCACTCCGACCAGGGCTTCGTGCGCATGCCCGATGCCGAGTTCGAGGCAATCCTGACCCGCGCGGCCGAGGAAGGCGCGAAACGCGCCCTTGCCGATGTCGGCCTCGATGGCGACGAGGCCGCGCTCGACATCCGCGATCTGCGCTCCCTGGTGGACTGCATCCGGCTCGTGCGGCGCACCGCCATGCAGACAGCCGTCCGCATGATCACCACCGGCGTCATGCTGGCGCTGCTCGCCGGCATCGCCATCAAGCTCAAGATCTTCGGCGGCAGCCCGTAG
- a CDS encoding host specificity protein J translates to MRLSLVTQSGAEAIDPALWHRVRPRAGVRVVIRLLPGKNALRSILMIVVSVAAIALGGMLAPALAGATGMGLGVAKGLLTAGLTMVGQMLVNALVPLPQPPSPQERRNRYTIGAPRNESRPDRPVPMPMGRLRYAPPYAAASYTEIVGNDQYVRALFCFGDGPLHLSAFQIGDSGLENYKDVEIEVREGWPGDAPVTLYPRQVLEEAANAELTRPLPRDAYGEVIKNQPAEETPVRRFTAFDTWACTVIIGLPAGLFKLNDEGDLKSRSVAVRIRQRQPGDATWQEVVTLTISAKEREPFFRSHTWVFPSRGRWELEITRMTDESTSTQVSDRTLLAAIQSVRPEYPISSDRPLALVALRMRATHQLSGALDTFSALVQRYGRHWDGAAWRPNVLTRNPAAAYLHALQGGQNHFPVADAGIDMALIADWYAWCANRGLEYNAVHEDDTSLLEALIAICSAGRASPRHDMLRWGVVIDRPGDLAVDHINPRNSDAFSWSRTYFDPPHAFRVRFLDETAEYEPAERIVPWPGHQGEIRLIEAIELPGKTHPDEIWRECRRRMYELIHRPDTFSALQSGRAGIATRGDLVMGSWDVLERSMLAARVRGMVGSLIELDEEVEMEAGSEYGIRFAVITPDPMDATRALTTSVLRPVAWREGRSRALQLVDADLMPELGQLVHVGVLGQESLALRVKGVEAGEGGAAVLRMVAAAEIIDTLTDAEAPPDWTGRIGTVLDGTRVPLPPKLGPVVYDGFLYVTVFLSPGQGETALLASYELEHRAVGTPSWSLITVPAGDGAARIEALLLTGTELELRARAIGIDGTRGPLTLVLKVDSDGRLIDPPAALDPAAITVTGGLGHARIEAAVAADPGRTRVQIYRAPAGAPLDPEINALGAPITAASATTISHIDGDATRSSLLVDAGFATGTGWSLGPAGRLPAAPPTMRRGSPVRWNRRRR, encoded by the coding sequence GTGCGGCTGTCGCTGGTCACTCAATCCGGCGCCGAGGCGATCGATCCGGCGCTCTGGCACCGGGTGCGGCCGCGGGCGGGCGTGCGGGTGGTGATCCGGCTGCTGCCGGGCAAGAACGCCCTGCGCTCAATCCTGATGATCGTGGTCTCGGTGGCGGCCATCGCGCTGGGCGGGATGCTGGCCCCGGCGCTGGCCGGTGCGACTGGCATGGGTCTTGGCGTTGCCAAGGGCCTCCTCACCGCCGGGCTGACCATGGTCGGGCAGATGCTGGTCAATGCCCTGGTACCACTGCCCCAGCCCCCGTCACCGCAGGAGCGCCGGAATCGCTACACCATCGGCGCGCCGCGCAACGAGAGCCGTCCCGACCGGCCGGTTCCGATGCCAATGGGCCGCCTGCGCTATGCCCCGCCCTATGCCGCCGCGAGCTATACCGAGATCGTCGGCAATGATCAGTATGTCCGCGCGCTGTTCTGCTTTGGCGACGGGCCGCTGCACCTCTCGGCCTTCCAGATCGGCGATAGCGGCCTCGAGAACTACAAGGATGTCGAGATCGAGGTGCGCGAGGGCTGGCCCGGCGATGCGCCAGTGACGCTCTACCCGCGCCAGGTGCTTGAGGAGGCGGCCAATGCCGAGCTGACCCGGCCGCTGCCGCGCGATGCTTACGGCGAGGTGATCAAGAACCAGCCGGCCGAAGAGACGCCCGTGCGGCGCTTTACCGCCTTCGACACCTGGGCCTGCACGGTGATCATCGGCCTCCCGGCCGGGCTCTTCAAACTGAACGACGAGGGCGATCTCAAGTCGCGCAGCGTCGCGGTGCGCATCCGCCAGCGCCAGCCAGGCGATGCGACCTGGCAGGAGGTGGTGACGCTGACCATCAGCGCGAAGGAGCGCGAGCCGTTTTTCCGCAGCCATACCTGGGTGTTCCCAAGCCGTGGCCGCTGGGAGCTGGAGATCACCCGGATGACGGATGAGAGCACCTCGACCCAGGTCTCCGACCGCACGCTGCTTGCGGCGATCCAGTCGGTGCGCCCGGAATACCCGATCAGCAGCGACCGCCCGCTGGCGCTGGTGGCGCTCAGGATGCGGGCGACGCATCAACTCTCCGGCGCGCTCGACACCTTCTCGGCGTTGGTGCAGCGCTACGGCCGGCATTGGGATGGGGCCGCATGGCGGCCGAATGTGCTGACCCGCAATCCGGCAGCGGCCTATCTGCATGCGTTGCAGGGCGGGCAGAACCACTTCCCGGTCGCGGATGCCGGCATCGACATGGCGCTGATCGCCGATTGGTACGCCTGGTGCGCGAACCGCGGCCTCGAGTACAACGCCGTGCATGAGGATGACACGTCGCTCCTCGAGGCGCTGATCGCCATCTGCTCGGCCGGCCGCGCCAGCCCGCGACACGACATGCTGCGCTGGGGCGTGGTCATCGACCGGCCCGGCGATCTGGCGGTCGATCACATCAACCCGCGCAACTCGGATGCCTTCAGCTGGAGCCGGACCTACTTCGATCCGCCCCATGCCTTCCGGGTGCGGTTCCTCGACGAGACCGCGGAATACGAGCCCGCCGAGCGGATCGTGCCCTGGCCGGGACATCAGGGCGAGATCCGGCTCATCGAGGCGATCGAGCTGCCGGGCAAGACCCATCCGGACGAGATCTGGCGGGAATGTCGGCGGCGGATGTACGAGCTGATCCACCGTCCCGACACCTTCTCGGCGCTGCAGAGCGGCCGCGCCGGCATCGCCACCCGCGGCGATCTGGTGATGGGCTCCTGGGACGTGCTCGAGCGCAGCATGCTTGCGGCCCGGGTGCGCGGGATGGTGGGCAGCCTCATCGAGCTCGACGAGGAGGTCGAGATGGAGGCGGGCAGCGAGTACGGCATCCGCTTTGCGGTCATCACGCCCGATCCCATGGATGCCACGCGCGCGCTGACCACCTCGGTGCTGCGGCCAGTTGCCTGGCGCGAGGGCCGCTCGCGGGCACTGCAGCTGGTGGATGCGGACCTGATGCCGGAGCTGGGCCAACTGGTGCATGTCGGGGTTCTGGGCCAGGAGAGCCTGGCGCTGCGGGTCAAGGGCGTCGAGGCCGGCGAGGGCGGTGCTGCCGTGCTGCGCATGGTGGCGGCGGCGGAGATCATCGACACGTTGACCGATGCCGAGGCGCCGCCCGACTGGACCGGCCGCATCGGCACGGTGCTGGACGGAACCCGGGTGCCTCTGCCGCCGAAGCTGGGACCGGTGGTCTATGACGGCTTCCTCTATGTCACGGTCTTCCTCTCGCCCGGGCAAGGCGAGACGGCGCTGCTGGCCTCCTATGAGCTTGAGCACCGCGCTGTCGGCACGCCCTCCTGGAGCTTGATCACCGTCCCGGCCGGGGATGGCGCGGCGAGGATCGAGGCTCTGCTGCTGACCGGGACTGAACTGGAACTGCGTGCCCGCGCCATCGGCATCGACGGCACCCGAGGGCCGCTGACCCTGGTGCTGAAGGTCGACAGCGACGGTCGGCTGATCGACCCGCCGGCGGCGCTCGATCCTGCAGCCATCACCGTGACCGGCGGCCTCGGCCATGCCCGGATCGAGGCCGCGGTCGCGGCGGATCCCGGCCGGACAAGGGTGCAGATCTACCGCGCGCCCGCCGGAGCGCCGCTGGACCCGGAGATTAATGCCTTGGGTGCGCCGATCACAGCCGCTTCGGCCACCACCATCAGCCACATCGATGGCGACGCGACGCGCAGCAGCCTGCTGGTGGATGCCGGCTTTGCCACCGGCACCGGCTGGAGCCTCGGCCCGGCTGGGCGATTGCCGGCGGCGCCGCCAACCATGCGCCGGGGGAGCCCGGTGCGCTGGAACAGGCGCAGGCGCTGA
- a CDS encoding NlpC/P60 family protein, translating to MTHWSTRYLGLPHRDLGRDQTGADCWGLLRLVYAAELGVELPSYAGAYHSTAEAAEIAALIDGAEDWSDWQPVAAEPVSFDAALFRRGPHRSHVGVIVRPGLMLHMAETGARIEDYRLPRWSGRLTGLYRHVSQIRSPA from the coding sequence ATGACGCATTGGAGCACGCGCTATCTTGGCCTCCCCCATCGGGATCTCGGCCGCGACCAGACCGGCGCCGATTGCTGGGGCCTCCTGCGGCTTGTCTATGCTGCCGAACTTGGCGTCGAGCTGCCCTCCTATGCAGGTGCCTATCACAGCACGGCTGAAGCCGCCGAGATCGCGGCGCTGATCGACGGCGCCGAGGACTGGTCCGACTGGCAGCCGGTCGCCGCGGAGCCTGTGTCCTTCGACGCCGCCCTGTTCCGCCGCGGTCCGCACCGATCGCATGTCGGCGTGATCGTGCGGCCGGGGCTGATGCTGCACATGGCCGAGACCGGCGCCCGCATCGAGGACTATCGCCTGCCGCGCTGGTCCGGCCGGCTCACCGGCCTTTACCGCCATGTCTCGCAGATCCGGAGCCCTGCATGA
- a CDS encoding phage tail tape measure C-terminal domain-containing protein, protein MSLHSERHPHKRVSVRLSAVGGRQVRAELEGVGTAGARGFGRLSSEMELANARLAGFARRAGIALAALTSAAAAAGTAMIRSGLQTVDAQAKLAQSLDTTVASIQTLERAGALAGVSMSGIEQATKDLTRRLSQAASGTGPAADALDRLGLTASELIALPLDQRVGAINAAIEKFVPAAERAAVAGQLFGEEGSIAMSRIDTATLRQATEDVLAFGVVVSEQDADQIERTNDAISRLGLIWQGVSNQLAVAAAPALEAVANAMAAVASRSGPLGIAIRGLFDNLGRLTSYAATFAAFLAGRWVAGLAVAALSVRGLATALVLLRGALIRTGIGALVVGAGELVYQFAELARRVGGVGEAFRLLAHLASEVWSRIGLALDATLARMAAGWEGLTAAALSALEGAIAGVVQFGDRTVAIFQGAYDGAVAIWGKLPGAIGEFAYAAANGLIGGVEAMLNGVVTRINGFITGLNGALDLLPDWAVGEGGVRIGILDPVQLGRIDNPFAGSAAAAGTAAADAFSAALSRSYLDAPDLGLGAMAEAASARAEGYREAAGKLTEAADRPLAAWEALKAAVAGSGAEAEAALGEAGEAAEDLATSLDEAGRAAGGAGAASGAAAAAAKPATEAAATGWRAVTAALSEYAARAREIGSDIGQVLTGAFQSAEEAIATFVKTGKLDFNDLVTSLLADLARLAVRQSLLAPLAGLLSQALGGLSGGIFGDLSAGVFHAGGTVGGPAPMRRMPALAFAGAPRLHGGGWAGLRPDEVPAILQRGERVLSRRQAQGMGGMA, encoded by the coding sequence ATGTCCTTGCATTCCGAGCGGCATCCACACAAGCGCGTCTCCGTGCGGCTCTCCGCTGTCGGCGGGCGCCAGGTGCGTGCCGAGCTGGAGGGCGTCGGCACGGCCGGAGCCCGGGGCTTCGGCCGGCTCTCCTCGGAGATGGAACTGGCCAATGCGCGCCTTGCCGGCTTTGCGCGCCGGGCCGGTATCGCGCTGGCGGCGCTGACGAGTGCCGCGGCGGCTGCCGGCACCGCGATGATCCGGTCGGGACTGCAGACCGTCGACGCGCAGGCCAAGCTCGCGCAATCGCTCGATACCACGGTGGCCTCAATCCAGACGCTGGAACGCGCCGGCGCGCTGGCCGGGGTCTCGATGTCGGGCATCGAGCAGGCCACGAAGGACCTGACCCGCCGTCTGAGCCAGGCCGCGTCTGGCACCGGACCCGCGGCCGATGCGCTGGACCGGCTGGGTCTCACGGCCAGCGAGCTGATTGCCCTGCCGCTTGACCAGCGGGTCGGCGCCATCAATGCGGCGATCGAGAAGTTCGTACCAGCGGCCGAGCGCGCGGCGGTGGCGGGCCAGCTCTTCGGCGAGGAAGGCTCGATCGCCATGTCGCGCATCGACACCGCCACGCTGCGCCAGGCGACCGAGGACGTGCTGGCGTTTGGCGTCGTCGTGTCCGAGCAGGATGCCGACCAGATCGAGCGCACCAATGACGCGATCTCGCGGCTCGGGCTGATCTGGCAGGGCGTGTCGAACCAGCTGGCGGTTGCCGCTGCCCCGGCGCTGGAGGCGGTGGCCAATGCCATGGCGGCGGTCGCCAGCCGGTCTGGCCCGCTCGGCATCGCCATTCGCGGCCTCTTCGATAACCTCGGCCGACTGACCTCCTATGCCGCCACCTTCGCCGCCTTCCTTGCCGGGCGCTGGGTCGCCGGGCTGGCCGTGGCCGCGCTGTCGGTGCGCGGGCTGGCCACGGCGCTGGTGCTGTTGCGGGGTGCGCTGATCCGCACTGGCATTGGGGCTCTCGTCGTCGGCGCCGGCGAGCTGGTCTATCAGTTTGCCGAGCTGGCCCGGCGTGTGGGCGGGGTTGGCGAAGCCTTCCGGCTGCTGGCGCATCTTGCTTCCGAGGTCTGGTCCCGGATCGGGCTCGCGCTCGATGCGACACTGGCCCGGATGGCGGCGGGATGGGAGGGGCTGACGGCTGCGGCCCTCTCGGCGCTGGAGGGCGCCATCGCCGGCGTGGTGCAGTTCGGGGACCGGACGGTGGCGATCTTCCAGGGCGCCTATGACGGGGCGGTCGCGATCTGGGGCAAGCTGCCCGGCGCCATCGGCGAGTTCGCCTATGCCGCTGCCAATGGTTTGATCGGCGGCGTCGAGGCAATGCTGAACGGGGTCGTCACCCGCATCAACGGCTTCATCACCGGGCTCAACGGGGCTCTCGATCTGCTGCCGGATTGGGCGGTGGGGGAAGGCGGCGTCCGGATCGGCATCCTTGATCCGGTGCAGCTCGGCCGGATCGACAACCCCTTCGCGGGATCCGCCGCGGCAGCAGGCACGGCGGCGGCCGATGCCTTCTCGGCGGCACTGTCCCGCAGCTATCTCGACGCCCCAGATCTCGGGCTGGGTGCCATGGCCGAGGCGGCGAGCGCGCGCGCCGAGGGCTATCGCGAGGCGGCAGGCAAGCTCACCGAAGCCGCAGACCGGCCGCTGGCAGCCTGGGAGGCACTGAAGGCTGCGGTCGCCGGCAGCGGGGCGGAAGCAGAGGCCGCGCTGGGCGAGGCTGGCGAGGCCGCGGAGGATCTGGCCACCTCGCTGGACGAGGCCGGGCGCGCGGCCGGCGGCGCAGGCGCAGCTTCCGGCGCGGCCGCCGCCGCGGCCAAACCGGCAACCGAGGCCGCAGCCACCGGCTGGCGGGCGGTGACCGCGGCGCTGTCGGAATACGCGGCCCGCGCCCGGGAGATCGGCAGCGATATCGGCCAGGTGCTGACCGGGGCGTTCCAGTCCGCCGAGGAGGCGATCGCCACGTTCGTCAAGACCGGCAAACTGGACTTCAACGATCTCGTCACCTCGCTGCTCGCCGATCTGGCGCGGCTGGCGGTGCGGCAATCGCTGCTCGCGCCGCTGGCCGGGCTCTTGTCGCAAGCGCTGGGCGGACTCTCCGGCGGCATCTTCGGCGATCTATCCGCGGGGGTGTTCCATGCCGGCGGCACCGTGGGCGGCCCTGCCCCGATGCGGCGCATGCCGGCGCTGGCCTTTGCCGGCGCGCCGCGGCTGCATGGCGGCGGCTGGGCGGGGCTGCGACCCGACGAGGTTCCGGCAATCTTGCAGCGCGGCGAGCGGGTGCTGTCTCGGCGGCAGGCGCAGGGCATGGGCGGGATGGCATGA